The Panthera leo isolate Ple1 chromosome A3, P.leo_Ple1_pat1.1, whole genome shotgun sequence genome contains the following window.
TTGCTAGCTACATGTGACTTTTGAGCtcttgaaatgtagctagtaAAACTGAGGAGCtaattaacttaattttaaattgcCACAAATgtctagtggctactgtattggacagcacagccTAAGaccacttatttcttttcttgctgtaTTGCACTGGATAGCATCTCCAGTACAGTGTTGGATAGAAGTGGCAATGACatgcatccttgtcttgttcaggtttttaaaaaactgttcatggaggtgcctgggtggctcagtcggttaagcatccgactttccctcaggtcatggtctcacagtttatgagttcaagccccatattgggtaaGCTTGAGCCCTGCCACAGGTGAGCTTGAGCCTTgcctcaggattctctctctctctctctctctctctctctctgcccctcactcacttgtgtactctctatctctctcaaaaaaaaaaaatgttcatatttttagtATCTTTCAGTGGTGCTGCGAACTGCACTTAACACGCAAGGTAGCACGTAGGTCTTGCCTTCTGATTGCTTGTCATTTGTAGTATAACGACCCTTCACTCCGGGTCAGTAAGTTGGCCAAAAAACACCTATTGTACATCTTCTGGCTCTTGGGTATGGAAAAGGAGAAGTGACTCTTGCTTTGGGGATGGTCCTTGTTCAGTGGAGGGCAGGCATGCTGTGACTTATATGTGTACACCCACAAGGTATGTTATATGCAATCCCATGGTACTGTATGTTCTTACTCATGTGCTAGGAGACTGAATTGTTAGCGAGCGGATAAGAACTAGTATTCTTCAAAGTAGACCTTCCTGGTCTACTGGGAATTAGTCACGTCCTGAAATCCAGGTTATTGTGAGTGCTTTCAGCATGGATGCCTCTTGAGAATGACTTTTCAGggtccatgacttacttattctcttatataaacttaaaagtaGATCATCATCAGTTTCCGCTTGTGGGTTTGACTTTTGAAACGAAGAGTGTGACTTGTGGAGAGTATCATGGATAAAATGGGTTATCAGTCTGAGGGGTGATGCTTCGGGTTGGCAGGAGAAGGTGTTAACCCTGAGGAAAGTgatctatttatttgtgtgtggttCCTAACCAAAGCTGGAGGCCATTCTGAAGAGATATGCTCTAAGCATATGAAGCCCTGCCGGAGGGTGACTTCACAATAAATCTTCAGCCTCCCTCCAGAGGTGACTTCGAAGGGCTACTCATTTCAGTCTGTTACATTTGTTAACAAATAAGTGAATTCGTGCACTCGTGTCATATAGAGCTTAGTCCCTAGAGCAAGACTACCTTGATTCAAATATTAGTTCTACTAATTAGCTGTGTAGCCTTGAGCAAGttgttgggggctctctgagTCTTaactttcctcacctgtaaaacagacATAGTTAAACCCACTTCAGAATgtcatggggattaaatgagatcctGATGGAAAAGTGCTCAATGAGAATTGGGGTGAATATTATTAACTGTTTACAGGCCTGTGCCATTTCCCTTGGTCACATTGGGAAGATGTAATTTAATCCAGGACAGAAGACTGTACCCATAGGACAACCCCGTGTGCAGGTCAGGCTGTCCCAGTTGGTGGTGGACACAAAGAATCGTGTTTAGGTGGACTAAATGTATCTGTCCTCAGCTGTACATTCCGGCCTTTGGTCGACATAAGCTAAAGACTGGCTACCATGTTGCTTATCAATCAAGGAAGAAAacccagggaggaggaggcacACTGAAAGCCTGACTCCTTGGCAGTGGTACTGGGTGAGGAATTTGCTGAGGACTCCGGTTAAGGCCAAACGCCCAGCATCGTGTGACTGTAGGGAGGAAAAGTGAACAAGTTAACTCATCTTCTTCTTTAGACTGTATACTACAGAGACATGTTTAATTCATGTTTCTATCTCATGTGGAGGCTTTTCCCCGAGTGGAATGGTAGGGGATGGGTAATGTCACCTTCCTTTCTCTACCCTGCAGCCTCAGGGCCTCTACCAGGGCTGGATTATTTACAGGGCAGACATGATTCCCGTGAACGTGTGCTGACCGAATTCAGACTCGCTTTAGGAAGGGAACCACACCACTAATTGGCACCGGCCATAGATGTTTGGCTAAGGAGCCCACCTGTTGCCAGTGTCCTGGGAGGGAGAGGGCGTGTGCTCATGCTCACAGCCCTTCAGTGATGCCAGGGTCCAGAGTCCTTGACGTGACTCTTAGTCATTCATGCCCCACCCCTGACTGCCTTTCCAAAATCATATCTTGTAACTTTCTCTTTCCTCGCTGCCCTCTTCAGCAAGACTGAGTCGCTTacattctctctccccgccctcaTTTTTGAGTatgctgttccttcttcctgaaatacttttcctctgtctctcactgcCAACTGTCCAAGGTCATCTGCGTTGATCTCAAAACCTGAGGGTTATTTCCTGTCACAGCGCATCCTGTAGAAACAGCCCAGTTATGAGATCTCCCCAGTTTGAGTGAAGGCAGGGGCTCAGGGCTGTGTCCGTCTTTCTCACTGTTACAATCTGTGTTTGGCACGGCCCCGTAAaagtttgttgagtgaatgttgGGACTCAGACCTTGCCCTCTGGGGATGCCATGACTGGCCCAGGACTGGCTTAGTTTCTTCAGGGAGATCGGCCCAGTGTTTGGTGGGAGTTACGTGCCTGGCAGGCACGGGACATAATAGGACCCTGCTCTAAGGGACTGTTTGTTGCTTTCTGTTGATAAGGTATGGTTTGGAGTTCTTGCCAAAATATGCCtgtgaaatgtattttcattccTTGGGACCCTggagcctccctccccaccacatgCCCTGCCCCAACATGGTCATCTTGCTTAAATATGTCTGGGTTCTGCAGTAAAGGGGCACTTTGTGTGGACCTGcgcagggccagggaggggctccCGGGAGGTCAGGTTTCAAGgctcctcctgctccctctcccccaaacacTGACCAGGCAGCAGTTCCAGACTGCCCTCCTGGGAGAGGGTGAAGCAGATACGCTTGGGCaggagtggcagggagagggtTTGGGCATTTGGTTCTTGGAAAAGTGAAAGGTGTGCAGACCCAGGTTCTGCAGTGGGTGGTCTGCTAGGGCACATAGCGCCCTTGAGGGGGTGGTTCCTTTGTTTTCAGTAAGGGCCCTGCAGAAGAGCCTCCAGGGCTCCGTCCCTCCTTCGTAGACCCACGGGGCCTTAGATGGTGATCTGGAAGCAAGTAAGCTGGCTGGCTGTCCAGGACAGCTTGCCAGCCCTGAACCTTGGCCCTGTTGGTGTAGCCTGAGCGCAGCACGGAGTGCCACACTGATTCACCAAGGATGAGGAGCCATGAGCTCAGCATATCCGGGAGCATCGGGAACATGGGGACTTTTGAGCTGGGGTCCTTTGGTCTGAGATGGAGGGAGGTGCGAAGAGAGGTGTGTTTTCAGTCTCCTGGGGTTTCTCTGGCAGGTCTATAACTTGACCCAGGAGTTCTTCCGGCATGGTAAACCAGTCAATGCTGAGAGTCAGAACAGCGTGGGGGTGTTCACCCGGGAGGAGGTGCGCAACCGCATCAGGGATGACCCTGACGACCCTGAGGCCACCAAGTGCCTGAAACTCGCCATGATCCAGCAGTACCTGAAGGTATCCTTGTCCTCTCAGAACTTTGTTGAATACAGATGCCAGAGGGAAGAAGACGgatcctggggcatctgggtccGAGGAGGGCGGGGCTGCTCTGAGGTCCCGTTCTGACCCCTGCCTGGCCCTGGTGGTCACCCGGCTCCTCTCTGGCTCTTCCCGCAGGTGGAGAGCTGTGAGAGTAGCTCGCACAGCATGGACGATGTGTCCCTGAGTGCCTTTGGGGAGTGGACCGAGATCCCCGGGGCCCACCATATTATCCCTTCGGGCTTCATTCGGGTTGTGGAGCTGCTGGCCGAGGGCATCCCCGCCCACGTCATCCAGCTGGGGAAACCCGTCCGTTGTGTGCACTGGGACCAGGCCTCGGCCCGCCCCCGGGgccctgagattgagccctggggCGAGGGTGACCACAACCTTGACGCCGGGGAGGGCGGCCAGGGGGGAGAGGAGCCCCGGGGGGATGGGCGGGATGAGGACGAGCAGTGGCCGGTGCTGGTGGAGTGTGAGGACTGCGAGGTGATCCCGGCGGACCACGTGATCGTGACCGTGTCGCTGGGCGTGCTCAAGAGGCAGTACACCAGCTTCTTCCGGCCGGGCCTGCCCACCGAGAAGGTGGCCGCCATCCACCGCCTGGGCATCGGCACCACCGACAAGATCTTTCTGGAATTCGAGGAGCCCTTCTGGGGCCCCGAGTGCAACAGCATACAGTTTGTGTGGGAGGATGAGGCGGAGAGCGGCACCCTCACCTACCCGCCGGAGCTCTGGTACCGCAAGATCTGCGGCTTCGATGTCCTCTACCCGCCCGAGCGCTACGGCCACGTGCTGAGCGGCTGGATCTGCGGCGAGGAGGCCCTCGTCATGGAGAAGTGCGACGACGAGGCGGTGGCCGAGATCTGCACGGAGATGCTGCGGCAGTTCACAGGTGTgtccccgcgccgccgcccccTCCCGGTCCTTTGCCACCCTCTGCATCTTCTGCGCCTGCGGTGGCTCTTCCGCATCCCCAGATGGTGCAGCTGAGGGGCGTGCCCACTGGgagagcacccctcccccccctccgcACGCGCTTTGGAACTTGAAACCCTGAAAACCGTGGGTGCTGTGTTTCTTCTAAGGGCTGATGGTAAAAACTCAGGTATCACCCCCAAACCTCCGGTCGCCCATTTCCTACCCATACTGCCCCGCTGTGAGATGCATTTGTGTGTCACTGTCAGATCCTTTgagttgaacatttttcatatagGAAATCGAGGGACCCAGAGAGATGAGCTGTTTTGCTGGGCGGTCCGCAGGGAGGCACTGAAGGGCCAACAGCTAGAGCCCCCAGCCTCTCCACCCCTCTTCCTGCGTCCCCCTGCCTGCTGGCGGGGGCTGGCCTTGCAGCCAGGGAGGTGGAGTGCCCCAGTTGTCCGCTCAGGGGTGTCCTCTGTGTGCAGCCATTTATCATCTTCCTTCCCCTCGGCTCTTGCGACTTCCCAACAG
Protein-coding sequences here:
- the SMOX gene encoding spermine oxidase isoform X1 — encoded protein: MQSCESSGDSANDPLSRGLRRRGQPRVVVIGAGLAGLAAAKALLEQGFTDVTVLEASTCIGGRVQSVKLGHATFELGATWIHGSHGNPIYHLAEANGLLEETTDGERSVGRISLYSKNGVACYLTNRGHRIPKDVVEEFSDLYNEVYNLTQEFFRHGKPVNAESQNSVGVFTREEVRNRIRDDPDDPEATKCLKLAMIQQYLKVESCESSSHSMDDVSLSAFGEWTEIPGAHHIIPSGFIRVVELLAEGIPAHVIQLGKPVRCVHWDQASARPRGPEIEPWGEGDHNLDAGEGGQGGEEPRGDGRDEDEQWPVLVECEDCEVIPADHVIVTVSLGVLKRQYTSFFRPGLPTEKVAAIHRLGIGTTDKIFLEFEEPFWGPECNSIQFVWEDEAESGTLTYPPELWYRKICGFDVLYPPERYGHVLSGWICGEEALVMEKCDDEAVAEICTEMLRQFTGNPNIPKPRRILRSAWGSNPYFRGSYSYTQVGSSGADVEKLAKPLPYTESSKLAQGSSSKQQPGHLLSSKCSEQSLDPNRGSIKPMQVLFSGEATHRKYYSTTHGALLSGQREAARLIEMYQDLFQQGT
- the SMOX gene encoding spermine oxidase isoform X4, with the protein product MQSCESSGDSANDPLSRGLRRRGQPRVVVIGAGLAGLAAAKALLEQGFTDVTVLEASTCIGGRVQSVKLGHATFELGATWIHGSHGNPIYHLAEANGLLEETTDGERSVGRISLYSKNGVACYLTNRGHRIPKDVVEEFSDLYNEVYNLTQEFFRHGKPVNAESQNSVGVFTREEVRNRIRDDPDDPEATKCLKLAMIQQYLKVESCESSSHSMDDVSLSAFGEWTEIPGAHHIIPSGFIRVVELLAEGIPAHVIQLGKPVRCVHWDQASARPRGPEIEPWGEGDHNLDAGEGGQGGEEPRGDGRDEDEQWPVLVECEDCEVIPADHVIVTVSLGVLKRQYTSFFRPGLPTEKVAAIHRLGIGTTDKIFLEFEEPFWGPECNSIQFVWEDEAESGTLTYPPELWYRKICGFDVLYPPERYGHVLSGWICGEEALVMEKCDDEAVAEICTEMLRQFTGNPNIPKPRRILRSAWGSNPYFRGSYSYTQVGSSGADVEKLAKPLPYTESSKLAGPR
- the SMOX gene encoding spermine oxidase isoform X2; amino-acid sequence: MQSCESSGDSANDPLSRGLRRRGQPRVVVIGAGLAGLAAAKALLEQGFTDVTVLEASTCIGGRVQSVKLGHATFELGATWIHGSHGNPIYHLAEANGLLEETTDGERSVGRISLYSKNGVACYLTNRGHRIPKDVVEEFSDLYNEVYNLTQEFFRHGKPVNAESQNSVGVFTREEVRNRIRDDPDDPEATKCLKLAMIQQYLKVESCESSSHSMDDVSLSAFGEWTEIPGAHHIIPSGFIRVVELLAEGIPAHVIQLGKPVRCVHWDQASARPRGPEIEPWGEGDHNLDAGEGGQGGEEPRGDGRDEDEQWPVLVECEDCEVIPADHVIVTVSLGVLKRQYTSFFRPGLPTEKVAAIHRLGIGTTDKIFLEFEEPFWGPECNSIQFVWEDEAESGTLTYPPELWYRKICGFDVLYPPERYGHVLSGWICGEEALVMEKCDDEAVAEICTEMLRQFTGNPNIPKPRRILRSAWGSNPYFRGSYSYTQVGSSGADVEKLAKPLPYTESSKLAPMQVLFSGEATHRKYYSTTHGALLSGQREAARLIEMYQDLFQQGT
- the SMOX gene encoding spermine oxidase isoform X3; translation: MQSCESSGDSANDPLSRGLRRRGQPRVVVIGAGLAGLAAAKALLEQGFTDVTVLEASTCIGGRVQSVKLGHATFELGATWIHGSHGNPIYHLAEANGLLEETTDGERSVGRISLYSKNGVACYLTNRGHRIPKDVVEEFSDLYNEVYNLTQEFFRHGKPVNAESQNSVGVFTREEVRNRIRDDPDDPEATKCLKLAMIQQYLKVESCESSSHSMDDVSLSAFGEWTEIPGAHHIIPSGFIRVVELLAEGIPAHVIQLGKPVRCVHWDQASARPRGPEIEPWGEGDHNLDAGEGGQGGEEPRGDGRDEDEQWPVLVECEDCEVIPADHVIVTVSLGVLKRQYTSFFRPGLPTEKVAAIHRLGIGTTDKIFLEFEEPFWGPECNSIQFVWEDEAESGTLTYPPELWYRKICGFDVLYPPERYGHVLSGWICGEEALVMEKCDDEAVAEICTEMLRQFTGNPNIPKPRRILRSAWGSNPYFRGSYSYTQVGSSGADVEKLAKPLPYTESSKLAEAPQSSSPVTFYLPSAQNSPWTLIGAP